Proteins encoded in a region of the Desulfovermiculus halophilus DSM 18834 genome:
- a CDS encoding DUF362 domain-containing protein — translation MNRFSRRVFLKWQAGAALSLAGSLTVLPKHLWAESTPDIAVAKGSPAAATRAAVELLGGMGRFVRSGQRVVIKPNMSFDNPPEMGTTTHPEVISTLAAMCREAGAEKVLILDHTLRGAEACLENSGIQAACRQVPGSTVRAMDPPRGFVAQNIPKAGHFTQTEVMREVLESDVLIAAPVAKHHGSTGVSLSMKGMMGLIANRSQMHWQYDLHTSIADLCRLLKADLTVIDVTRALTTNGPSGPGEVIKLNKVVASRDMVAADAQAVSMVPWYGQRIPPSKVKHIRLGHEWGLGRMDVQNLDVRTVSV, via the coding sequence ATGAACAGATTTTCCCGACGCGTGTTCTTGAAATGGCAGGCCGGAGCCGCATTGAGCCTGGCCGGTTCGCTGACTGTGCTGCCCAAGCATCTATGGGCCGAAAGCACACCGGACATTGCAGTGGCAAAGGGAAGCCCGGCCGCAGCAACCAGGGCTGCGGTGGAGCTTCTGGGCGGAATGGGCCGGTTTGTCCGCTCCGGGCAGCGGGTGGTGATCAAGCCGAACATGAGCTTTGATAATCCCCCGGAAATGGGGACCACCACCCATCCGGAGGTCATCAGCACCCTGGCCGCCATGTGCCGGGAGGCCGGAGCGGAAAAGGTCCTGATCCTGGATCATACCCTGCGCGGAGCAGAGGCCTGCCTGGAAAACAGCGGGATACAGGCCGCGTGCCGCCAGGTGCCCGGCAGCACGGTCCGGGCCATGGACCCCCCCCGGGGATTTGTGGCCCAAAACATTCCAAAGGCCGGGCACTTTACCCAAACCGAGGTCATGCGCGAGGTCCTGGAGTCGGACGTGCTCATAGCCGCGCCAGTGGCCAAGCACCATGGAAGCACAGGGGTCAGCCTGTCCATGAAGGGGATGATGGGGCTCATCGCCAACCGCAGCCAGATGCACTGGCAATACGATCTGCACACCTCCATCGCTGATCTATGCCGTCTGCTCAAGGCCGACCTCACGGTCATAGACGTGACCCGGGCGCTGACCACAAACGGGCCCAGCGGGCCTGGCGAGGTGATTAAGCTGAACAAGGTCGTGGCCTCCAGAGACATGGTTGCCGCCGATGCCCAGGCGGTGTCCATGGTTCCCTGGTACGGGCAGCGGATACCGCCCTCCAAGGTCAAGCATATCCGTCTTGGGCATGAGTGGGGGCTGGGCCGGATGGATGTGCAGAATCTGGATGTGCGTACTGTTTCGGTTTGA
- a CDS encoding AMP-binding protein, whose amino-acid sequence MALRSLSIFDHWVQNAYMAPESPALDWPEGQMDYPQLLKESQAVAAGLQDQGVKYGDRVAVMAQNVPHYFSLLGAASLSGAVLVLINRRLSTEEVRVILDDTAPKVMFYEPEQREAVQDILAQCPSVQTRVALGQSQPGELAYADLLQAGLAYPVQVPANAPYAIIHTAAVQGRPRGAVLSQENLILAGLQLTQAFKLHQEDACLNLLPLYHIMGLNLALAASLGRGRNILLPRFDPVRAAQIIDAQKPSVFGSFPPILSQLMQAIEDQGTDASSLRHVIGLENAENVERWESLTGSTFWTMYGQTETSGLITFAPQSRRPGSAGLPGPLSNIAIQDDNGKHLSIGQTGEITLQGPLVFLGYWNQDEVNAYTFRFGRHHTGDLGRIDQDGHLVFQGRKAEKDLIKTGGENVFPAEVEQVILQHPEICEACVIGVNDPKFGEGIKAVCVRTDSSQVQDRDLIAFVGSRIAGYKKPRWVEFVDQLPKAEGGDIDRAAVRQSYS is encoded by the coding sequence ATGGCCCTGCGCAGTCTGTCTATTTTCGACCATTGGGTCCAGAACGCATACATGGCCCCGGAGTCCCCGGCCCTGGACTGGCCGGAGGGACAGATGGACTACCCTCAATTACTCAAAGAATCTCAAGCTGTTGCCGCAGGACTCCAGGATCAGGGTGTGAAGTATGGAGACCGGGTCGCTGTTATGGCCCAGAATGTGCCCCACTATTTCTCCTTGCTTGGGGCCGCTTCCCTGAGCGGTGCGGTCTTGGTGTTGATCAACCGCCGCCTGTCCACTGAAGAGGTCAGGGTCATTCTCGACGACACCGCACCCAAGGTCATGTTCTATGAACCTGAGCAGCGGGAGGCGGTGCAGGACATCCTGGCCCAGTGCCCTTCTGTGCAAACCCGGGTTGCCCTGGGACAATCCCAGCCCGGAGAGCTGGCCTATGCCGACCTGCTCCAGGCCGGACTGGCCTACCCGGTTCAGGTTCCGGCCAATGCCCCCTATGCCATCATCCATACGGCTGCGGTTCAAGGCCGGCCCCGGGGAGCGGTGTTGAGCCAGGAAAACCTCATCCTGGCCGGCCTGCAGCTGACCCAGGCCTTTAAACTGCACCAGGAGGATGCCTGCCTGAACCTCCTGCCCCTCTACCATATCATGGGCCTGAATCTGGCCCTCGCAGCCAGCCTAGGACGGGGCAGAAACATCCTTCTTCCCAGATTCGACCCGGTCCGGGCAGCCCAGATCATAGATGCGCAAAAGCCCTCGGTGTTCGGCAGCTTCCCGCCCATCCTTTCCCAACTCATGCAGGCCATTGAAGACCAGGGCACGGATGCGTCCAGCCTCAGGCACGTCATCGGCCTGGAGAATGCGGAGAACGTAGAAAGGTGGGAGTCCCTGACCGGGTCCACATTCTGGACCATGTATGGTCAAACCGAGACCTCAGGCCTGATCACCTTTGCTCCCCAATCCAGACGTCCTGGCAGTGCCGGACTTCCGGGACCGTTGTCCAATATCGCAATTCAAGACGACAATGGCAAGCATCTTTCCATTGGCCAGACCGGTGAGATAACCCTCCAGGGTCCCCTGGTCTTTCTCGGATATTGGAACCAGGACGAGGTCAATGCCTATACCTTCCGCTTCGGACGGCACCACACCGGGGATCTGGGCCGGATTGACCAGGACGGACACCTTGTCTTTCAAGGCCGCAAGGCGGAAAAGGACCTGATCAAGACCGGCGGGGAGAATGTCTTTCCCGCCGAAGTAGAACAAGTCATTCTGCAGCATCCTGAGATCTGCGAGGCATGTGTCATTGGGGTCAACGATCCCAAGTTCGGAGAGGGGATCAAGGCAGTCTGCGTGCGGACGGATTCCAGCCAGGTCCAGGACAGGGATCTGATCGCCTTTGTGGGCTCGCGCATAGCCGGGTACAAGAAGCCCAGGTGGGTGGAGTTTGTGGACCAGCTGCCCAAGGCCGAAGGAGGAGATATCGATAGAGCGGCAGTCCGGCAGAGCTATTCCTAG
- a CDS encoding acetate uptake transporter, with product MSEERKLCNPGAIGLGGFAMTTFVLQIHNLGWVELGPVLWIGVFYGGLAQLIAGYHEFKLGNNFGFSAFTSYGAFWMALCAFLIFGHNPDWVAANPTLKFSANGLGWFLVAWTIYTAIMFIASMKHHTVMALLFLTLLLGFIGLDFKELAGSQAIGTLAAWDLIVCAGIAWYLMAHIICADVGIHLPVGKPWT from the coding sequence ATGAGTGAAGAGAGAAAGTTGTGCAACCCAGGGGCGATAGGACTTGGCGGATTTGCAATGACAACGTTTGTCCTCCAGATCCACAACCTTGGCTGGGTTGAGTTAGGTCCTGTTTTGTGGATAGGGGTCTTTTATGGGGGATTGGCTCAGCTCATTGCAGGATATCATGAGTTCAAGTTGGGCAATAACTTTGGCTTTTCAGCCTTTACCTCTTATGGAGCGTTCTGGATGGCCTTGTGTGCATTTCTCATTTTCGGCCATAATCCTGACTGGGTGGCGGCGAATCCCACATTGAAGTTCTCAGCCAATGGGCTTGGCTGGTTCTTGGTAGCCTGGACAATCTACACGGCCATCATGTTTATTGCGTCTATGAAGCATCATACCGTCATGGCCCTCTTGTTTCTGACCCTGCTTTTGGGCTTTATCGGACTGGACTTCAAAGAACTTGCTGGATCGCAGGCCATAGGAACATTGGCCGCATGGGACCTGATTGTGTGCGCTGGGATTGCCTGGTACTTGATGGCCCATATCATTTGTGCCGATGTGGGCATCCATCTCCCGGTCGGAAAGCCCTGGACCTAA
- a CDS encoding SPL family radical SAM protein, with amino-acid sequence MTRLPPHLQTISQVWVDPEVRNVPLTRRVTRRLYHVPWILLDEGREEPPPAQGAVLYLKHYKGAFWRWCPGTKRYRCCGYRIIHIGENCPLNCSYCILKAYFQDDILKVWANQEDLFAELDRQVKSRPREFFRAGTGEFTDSLALEAVTGYSRDLVSYVGECPNLCLELKTKVVDLSWMDAVKRAENILPAWSLNAPEVVRQEERRTTSLEERLQAARECARRGFRVCLHFDPIIHFPGWEQDYGRIVDMIFDYLRPRDIAYLSLGSFRGMPELKAHIARNWPGSTYIYDEYVTGLDGKFRLLRPLRVEQFRFMVRRLQKHGMGTQIYLCMESDEVWRAVFGYTPADLGGLRRHLLAQAFERLEGR; translated from the coding sequence ATGACCCGCCTTCCCCCTCATTTGCAAACCATCTCCCAGGTCTGGGTGGACCCAGAGGTCAGAAACGTCCCTTTGACCAGGCGGGTTACCCGCCGTCTGTATCATGTGCCCTGGATCCTCCTGGATGAAGGCCGGGAGGAACCGCCGCCGGCCCAGGGGGCAGTCCTGTATCTCAAGCACTACAAGGGAGCCTTCTGGCGCTGGTGTCCGGGGACGAAGCGCTATCGCTGCTGCGGCTACCGGATCATCCATATCGGCGAAAATTGCCCCCTGAACTGCTCCTACTGCATCCTGAAGGCCTATTTTCAGGACGATATCCTCAAGGTCTGGGCCAACCAGGAGGATCTGTTCGCCGAGCTGGACCGCCAGGTCAAGAGCAGACCCCGGGAGTTCTTTCGGGCCGGGACCGGGGAGTTCACCGATTCCTTGGCCCTGGAGGCGGTCACCGGCTACAGCCGGGATCTTGTGTCTTATGTGGGGGAGTGCCCCAATCTGTGCCTGGAGTTGAAGACCAAGGTGGTGGATCTGAGCTGGATGGACGCGGTCAAGCGGGCGGAGAACATCCTGCCGGCCTGGTCCTTGAATGCCCCGGAGGTTGTGCGCCAGGAGGAACGGCGGACAACCTCCCTTGAAGAACGTCTTCAGGCGGCACGCGAGTGTGCCCGGAGGGGCTTCCGGGTCTGCCTGCACTTCGATCCAATCATCCATTTTCCGGGCTGGGAACAGGACTATGGACGAATCGTGGACATGATCTTCGACTACCTCCGGCCCAGGGACATCGCGTATCTCAGCCTGGGATCCTTTCGGGGCATGCCGGAGCTCAAGGCGCATATAGCCCGGAACTGGCCGGGATCAACATATATATATGATGAATACGTCACCGGTTTGGACGGCAAGTTCCGCCTTCTGCGCCCCCTGCGGGTGGAGCAGTTCCGGTTCATGGTCCGCAGGCTGCAAAAACACGGCATGGGTACACAGATCTATCTGTGCATGGAGTCGGATGAGGTATGGCGGGCGGTGTTTGGCTATACACCGGCGGACCTGGGGGGCTTACGCAGGCATCTTCTGGCCCAAGCCTTTGAAAGGCTTGAGGGCCGTTAA
- a CDS encoding aminopeptidase, protein MQTGLEHEPKSGWELFAGTEHKAAIQKYGQDYVQFLSRCKTERETVAWLKEQAESAGFSPDLRGPQVMREVKGKSLLLARQGRRPLSEGFRLIGAHADTPRLDFKQHPLYEACDLALAKTHYYGGIRKYQWLSRPLALHGVVITTDGRRIDLSLGEKPEAPVFVIADLLPHLATKQNERKLSEAFEGEKLNVILGNRPAETEGSDVQEGGKGNNQLKKRILQILNQEYGLVEEDLFSAEVQVVPAGAARWVGLDKSLIGGYGQDDRICVFAAFQALMAEDSPEFTQVVIFWDKEEIGSEGATSAKSLFMEYTLQELIQSWEPGASLAQVFMNSRALSADVHGAIDPDYQDLHDQLNASKLGYGPVFCKFTGHRGKVGANDASAEYVAWLRSLLNSAGIPWQMAEIGKVDAGGGGTVAKHLAVYGLDIIDFGPGVLGMHSPFELSSAVDLYATVLAYREFLK, encoded by the coding sequence ATGCAGACAGGGTTGGAGCATGAACCCAAAAGCGGCTGGGAGCTCTTTGCCGGAACGGAGCACAAGGCCGCTATTCAGAAATACGGCCAGGACTACGTGCAGTTTTTATCCCGGTGCAAGACTGAACGGGAGACAGTGGCCTGGCTCAAGGAACAGGCCGAGTCCGCGGGCTTTTCACCTGATCTCCGGGGGCCGCAGGTGATGCGGGAGGTCAAGGGCAAGAGTCTGCTCCTGGCCCGGCAGGGGCGCAGGCCCCTGAGCGAAGGCTTTCGACTTATCGGGGCCCACGCTGACACCCCGCGTCTGGATTTCAAGCAGCATCCCCTGTACGAGGCCTGCGATCTGGCCCTGGCCAAGACGCATTACTACGGCGGTATCCGCAAATATCAATGGCTTTCCCGTCCCCTGGCCCTGCACGGGGTGGTGATCACCACAGACGGGCGGCGAATTGACCTCTCCCTGGGCGAGAAGCCGGAGGCCCCGGTCTTTGTTATAGCCGATCTCTTGCCGCATTTGGCCACCAAGCAGAATGAGCGCAAGCTCTCGGAGGCCTTTGAAGGGGAAAAGCTGAACGTGATTTTGGGCAACAGACCGGCAGAAACGGAAGGCAGTGATGTCCAGGAGGGAGGCAAGGGGAACAATCAGCTGAAGAAAAGGATCCTGCAGATTTTAAATCAGGAGTACGGACTGGTTGAAGAGGACCTGTTCAGTGCCGAGGTTCAAGTCGTTCCGGCCGGTGCTGCCCGCTGGGTCGGCCTGGACAAGAGCCTGATCGGCGGATACGGGCAGGACGACCGGATCTGTGTTTTTGCTGCGTTTCAAGCTTTGATGGCTGAGGATTCGCCGGAATTCACCCAGGTGGTTATCTTCTGGGATAAGGAGGAGATCGGCTCGGAAGGGGCGACCAGCGCCAAGTCCCTATTTATGGAGTATACCCTGCAGGAGCTGATCCAGAGCTGGGAGCCCGGGGCCTCCCTGGCCCAGGTGTTTATGAACTCCAGGGCCCTTTCCGCTGACGTGCACGGGGCCATCGATCCGGACTACCAGGACCTGCACGATCAGCTCAACGCCTCCAAGCTTGGCTACGGCCCGGTGTTCTGCAAGTTCACCGGACACCGGGGGAAGGTGGGGGCCAACGATGCCTCGGCCGAGTACGTGGCCTGGTTGCGCAGTCTGCTCAATTCGGCCGGGATTCCCTGGCAGATGGCCGAGATCGGCAAGGTGGACGCCGGCGGCGGGGGCACCGTGGCCAAGCACCTGGCCGTGTACGGTCTGGACATCATTGATTTCGGTCCCGGCGTCTTGGGCATGCACAGTCCATTTGAGTTAAGCAGTGCTGTGGATCTGTACGCGACGGTTTTGGCCTATCGGGAATTCCTGAAATGA
- a CDS encoding bifunctional acetate--CoA ligase family protein/GNAT family N-acetyltransferase, protein MSLRHLESLFRPKSITLIGASNRPKSIGAVVMNNLLRGGFSGPILPVTPRHKAVCGVLTYPAVQDLPLIPDLAVVCTPPQTVPDYVQALGEKGARSVLIMSTDLEKHTDSQGRTHRQAVLELARHYSMRLLGPNCLGIMVPRSGVNASFGHASVQKGQIAFVSQSDSLGIAVLDWAQSKGIGFSHFISLGDGDDIDFADVIDFLGGDPYTASILLYIEQVQNARKFISAARSASRNKPLVVIKSGQEDEREQATLPAGTPVHINDIYDALFRRSGMLRVYDVAELFDTVETLARSKPLQGDRLAIISNGGGPALMVKDTLANQGGQLAAFQEQTLSDLEPVYTTHRPRTNPIRIMDHAPSETYAQALETVLKDKGVDAVMVIHVPTAFASSEDIAGAVVNTLGRTRKNIFTIWLGEHDAAQARRIFALAGVPTYETPDQAVRLYMDMVRYRRNQEMLMETPDSVPKEFTPNTDAAKAIINNALEEGRSQLSQAETNEVLSVYAIPVVETRIVENAEEAELMARELGYPVALKLLSPDIKSKHAIGGLAMDLESAEEIHKAALSMWNRAEKIEPEANLEGFIVQKMARRPGAHELILGVTSTTEFGPVIMFGHGGPAADIIHDHAVGLPPLNMTLAKELIQHTRISKLMEGFGGHPATDMQAVKLTLVQISQLIIDIPQIKSLSINPLLADAQGVLVLDARISIEESRVSGPARLAIRPYPEYLEECVKLSPDLKVMLRPIRPEDEHQHADFINSLAPEDLRMRFFGFVHDFPHNQLAMMSQIDYDREMAFIATTMEDEGKPKTLGVVRTFFDPDNINAEFAIVVRTDLKIKGLGSALMEKMIRYCRERGTKELMAYTLRENRAMQALGKKFGFRIKTDPDDPEAIQLVLDM, encoded by the coding sequence ATGAGCCTCCGGCACCTGGAATCCCTGTTTCGCCCCAAGTCAATCACCTTGATCGGGGCCTCCAACCGCCCCAAGAGCATCGGGGCGGTGGTCATGAACAACCTCTTGCGCGGCGGCTTTTCAGGCCCCATTCTGCCTGTCACCCCGCGGCACAAGGCAGTCTGCGGAGTACTTACCTATCCCGCTGTGCAGGATCTGCCCCTGATCCCGGATCTGGCCGTTGTCTGCACTCCCCCCCAGACAGTGCCGGACTACGTCCAGGCCCTGGGAGAAAAGGGAGCCCGGTCCGTGCTGATCATGAGCACTGACCTGGAAAAGCATACCGACAGTCAGGGCCGCACCCACCGGCAGGCGGTTCTGGAGCTCGCCCGGCACTATTCCATGCGCCTTCTCGGCCCCAACTGCCTGGGGATCATGGTTCCCCGCTCCGGAGTCAATGCCAGCTTCGGCCATGCGAGCGTGCAAAAGGGACAGATAGCCTTTGTTTCCCAGTCCGACTCCCTGGGAATAGCTGTTCTGGATTGGGCCCAGTCCAAGGGTATAGGCTTCTCCCACTTCATCTCCCTGGGAGACGGGGATGATATCGATTTTGCCGACGTCATCGACTTTTTGGGCGGAGATCCGTACACAGCCTCCATCCTCCTGTATATCGAACAGGTCCAGAACGCCCGCAAGTTCATTTCCGCAGCCCGCTCGGCCTCCAGAAACAAGCCCCTGGTGGTCATCAAAAGTGGACAGGAAGACGAACGGGAACAAGCCACCCTTCCGGCCGGAACGCCGGTTCACATCAATGACATTTACGACGCCCTCTTCCGCCGCTCGGGCATGCTGCGGGTCTACGACGTGGCCGAGCTCTTCGACACCGTGGAAACCCTGGCCAGGTCCAAACCCCTGCAGGGCGACCGGTTGGCCATCATCAGCAACGGCGGCGGTCCGGCCTTGATGGTCAAGGACACCCTGGCCAATCAAGGAGGCCAGCTGGCGGCCTTTCAGGAACAGACCCTGTCTGATCTGGAGCCGGTCTACACCACCCACAGGCCGAGGACAAACCCGATCCGGATCATGGACCACGCCCCGAGCGAGACCTACGCACAGGCCCTGGAGACCGTGCTCAAGGACAAGGGGGTGGACGCGGTCATGGTCATTCACGTGCCCACAGCATTCGCCTCCAGCGAGGATATTGCCGGGGCCGTGGTCAACACCTTGGGCCGGACCCGGAAGAACATCTTCACTATCTGGCTGGGGGAGCATGATGCGGCTCAGGCCAGGAGGATCTTTGCTTTGGCCGGTGTGCCCACCTATGAGACTCCGGATCAGGCCGTGCGCTTGTACATGGATATGGTCCGCTACAGGCGGAATCAGGAAATGCTCATGGAGACCCCGGACAGCGTCCCCAAGGAGTTTACGCCGAACACGGACGCGGCCAAAGCCATCATCAACAACGCCCTGGAGGAGGGCCGGTCTCAATTAAGCCAGGCTGAAACCAACGAGGTGCTCTCTGTTTACGCCATTCCGGTGGTAGAGACCAGGATTGTAGAGAACGCGGAAGAGGCCGAGCTCATGGCCAGGGAGCTGGGATATCCCGTGGCTTTGAAGCTTTTGTCCCCGGACATCAAGAGCAAACACGCCATCGGCGGCCTGGCCATGGATCTGGAGTCGGCGGAGGAAATACATAAGGCAGCCCTGTCCATGTGGAACAGGGCGGAAAAGATTGAGCCCGAGGCCAATCTTGAAGGCTTTATCGTGCAGAAGATGGCTCGACGGCCCGGAGCCCACGAGCTGATCCTTGGGGTGACCTCCACCACCGAGTTCGGTCCGGTGATCATGTTCGGCCACGGCGGCCCGGCGGCGGACATCATTCACGATCATGCCGTGGGACTTCCGCCCCTGAACATGACCCTGGCCAAAGAGCTCATCCAGCACACCCGGATCTCCAAGCTCATGGAAGGTTTCGGCGGCCACCCGGCCACCGACATGCAGGCAGTCAAGCTGACCCTGGTCCAGATCTCGCAGCTGATCATCGACATCCCCCAGATCAAGAGCTTGAGCATCAATCCCCTGCTGGCCGATGCCCAGGGGGTTCTGGTCCTGGACGCCAGGATATCCATCGAGGAAAGCCGGGTTTCCGGCCCGGCCCGTCTGGCCATTCGGCCCTATCCCGAGTACCTGGAAGAATGCGTCAAGCTGTCCCCGGACCTGAAGGTCATGCTCCGGCCGATCCGCCCGGAAGACGAGCATCAGCATGCCGATTTCATCAACAGTCTGGCCCCCGAAGACTTGCGGATGCGCTTCTTCGGCTTTGTCCACGACTTTCCTCACAATCAGCTGGCCATGATGAGCCAGATCGACTACGACCGGGAGATGGCCTTTATCGCCACCACCATGGAGGATGAAGGCAAACCCAAAACCCTGGGCGTGGTCCGGACCTTCTTCGATCCGGACAATATCAACGCCGAGTTCGCCATCGTGGTCCGCACCGACCTGAAGATCAAAGGACTGGGCTCGGCCTTGATGGAAAAGATGATTCGCTATTGCCGGGAACGGGGAACCAAGGAGCTCATGGCCTATACCCTGCGGGAAAACAGGGCCATGCAGGCCCTGGGCAAAAAGTTCGGATTCAGGATCAAAACCGATCCAGACGATCCGGAGGCCATTCAGCTCGTCCTTGATATGTAG
- the acs gene encoding acetate--CoA ligase, with protein sequence MTNGQEQSAHYDVHWQEEEYYYPPPQFIGQANCSDTSIFDRFSLDNFPECFKEFADLLDWDQYWHTTLDTSDAPCWKWFVGGKLNASYNCVDRHLEKYKNKTAIHFVPELEEEPVVHMTFQELYRRVNETAAVLRDFCGLKAGDRVTLYLPMTPELPITMLACARLGVIHCQVFAGFSGKACGDRVWDSESEVLITMDAYYRSGKLLDHKANSDQAVEAAEKAGQKVNKVLVWRRYPGKYSSPTDMVDGRDYFLDDLIKEKRSQIVEPVSMPAEDILFLMYTSGSTGRPKGCQHSIGGYLSYVTWMSKYVQDIHPEDVYWCMADIGWITGHSFIVYGPLALAASTVIYEGVPTYPDPGRCWRIAEELDVNIFHTSPTAIRALRKVGGDEPAKYNYRFKHMTTVGEPIEPEVWRWYYNVVGKGKAVVVDTWWQTETGGFLCSTLPAVSAMKPGSAGPGLPGIHPVILDDEGHEIQPGEGKAGNLCIRNPWPGAFQTIWKDKERYINSYYGKYSKDRNSKDWRDWIYMAGDAAVMSKDGYVRILGRIDDVINVSGHRLGTKEIESAALTTEEVAEAAVVAMPDEIKGSVPELYVSLKPGYEPSDELAKKVSDNVADVLGKIAKPSNVYIVPDMPKTRSGKIMRRVLLSISSGKDVGDVSTLANPQIVEEIRKQVQS encoded by the coding sequence ATGACAAACGGACAAGAGCAGAGCGCACATTACGACGTCCATTGGCAAGAGGAAGAATACTATTATCCACCACCACAATTTATCGGACAGGCCAATTGCTCGGACACCTCAATTTTCGACCGTTTTTCTCTGGATAACTTTCCTGAATGCTTTAAAGAATTTGCGGATCTATTGGACTGGGACCAGTACTGGCACACCACGTTGGACACCAGTGACGCCCCGTGTTGGAAATGGTTCGTGGGCGGGAAGCTCAATGCATCGTATAACTGCGTTGATCGGCACCTTGAAAAGTACAAGAATAAAACGGCAATTCATTTCGTTCCTGAGCTGGAAGAGGAACCTGTTGTCCACATGACCTTCCAGGAGCTCTATCGCCGAGTCAATGAGACGGCTGCCGTGCTCCGGGATTTTTGCGGCCTCAAGGCCGGGGACCGGGTGACCCTGTATCTGCCCATGACTCCGGAGCTGCCCATCACCATGCTGGCCTGCGCCCGGTTGGGAGTGATCCACTGCCAGGTCTTCGCCGGGTTTTCGGGCAAGGCGTGCGGGGACAGGGTCTGGGACTCGGAGAGCGAGGTCCTGATCACCATGGACGCCTATTACCGAAGTGGCAAGCTCCTGGATCACAAGGCCAATTCCGATCAGGCGGTGGAGGCTGCGGAAAAGGCCGGTCAAAAGGTGAACAAGGTTCTGGTTTGGAGACGTTATCCCGGAAAGTATTCATCGCCCACTGATATGGTCGACGGTCGGGACTATTTCCTGGACGATTTGATCAAGGAAAAGCGCAGCCAAATCGTCGAACCGGTTTCCATGCCCGCAGAGGACATTTTGTTCCTCATGTATACCAGCGGTTCGACCGGAAGACCCAAGGGGTGCCAGCACAGCATCGGAGGGTACCTGTCCTATGTGACCTGGATGTCCAAGTATGTGCAGGACATCCATCCCGAAGACGTCTACTGGTGCATGGCCGATATCGGCTGGATCACCGGGCATTCCTTCATCGTCTACGGTCCGTTGGCCCTGGCCGCCAGCACCGTGATCTATGAAGGGGTCCCAACCTATCCGGACCCGGGACGATGTTGGCGGATAGCCGAGGAGCTGGACGTGAACATCTTCCATACCTCGCCCACTGCCATCCGGGCCCTGCGCAAGGTGGGGGGTGATGAGCCGGCCAAATACAACTATCGGTTCAAGCACATGACCACTGTGGGTGAACCCATAGAGCCCGAAGTCTGGCGCTGGTACTACAATGTAGTGGGCAAGGGCAAGGCTGTGGTCGTGGACACCTGGTGGCAGACCGAGACCGGAGGGTTTCTGTGCAGCACCCTGCCGGCCGTGAGCGCCATGAAGCCCGGCAGTGCGGGGCCCGGGCTGCCCGGGATCCATCCGGTTATCCTGGACGATGAGGGCCATGAGATCCAGCCGGGTGAAGGCAAGGCCGGCAATCTGTGCATTCGCAATCCCTGGCCAGGGGCCTTTCAGACCATCTGGAAGGACAAGGAACGGTACATCAACAGCTACTACGGCAAATACTCCAAGGACCGGAACAGCAAAGACTGGCGGGACTGGATCTATATGGCCGGGGACGCAGCGGTGATGTCCAAGGACGGATATGTGCGTATTTTGGGCCGGATCGACGACGTGATCAATGTCTCCGGGCATCGCCTGGGAACCAAGGAGATCGAGTCCGCGGCCCTGACTACCGAGGAAGTGGCTGAGGCGGCGGTGGTGGCCATGCCAGATGAAATCAAGGGATCTGTCCCGGAGCTGTACGTGTCCTTGAAACCGGGCTATGAGCCCAGCGACGAGCTGGCCAAAAAGGTGTCGGACAATGTGGCTGATGTCCTTGGCAAGATAGCAAAGCCATCCAATGTCTATATCGTCCCGGATATGCCTAAAACCCGGTCCGGGAAAATCATGCGTCGTGTACTGCTTTCGATTTCCAGCGGAAAAGACGTTGGTGACGTGAGCACACTGGCCAATCCACAGATTGTGGAAGAAATACGTAAACAAGTTCAGAGCTAG
- a CDS encoding PaaI family thioesterase: protein MKFYTDGEKLYSTVVPPSHLSGWESLLHGGIISTLLDEIMAWTAIHLLQRIILTKSMQVEFLRPIHVNTELEVQGWVEAQEGHKAWIRGLIVDSQGQKMAESKGELVLFEPDSKVLQRILPEEITQKVRQRFQGP, encoded by the coding sequence ATGAAATTTTATACAGACGGAGAGAAGCTGTACTCCACAGTCGTTCCCCCATCTCACTTGAGTGGGTGGGAGAGCCTGCTCCATGGAGGGATCATCTCCACCCTGCTGGACGAGATCATGGCCTGGACCGCCATCCATCTCCTGCAGCGGATCATCCTGACCAAGTCCATGCAGGTGGAGTTTCTGCGGCCAATCCATGTCAACACCGAGCTGGAGGTCCAGGGCTGGGTGGAGGCCCAGGAAGGACACAAGGCCTGGATTCGAGGCCTCATTGTGGATTCTCAGGGGCAGAAGATGGCCGAGTCCAAAGGTGAGCTGGTCCTGTTCGAGCCGGACTCCAAGGTCTTGCAGCGGATCCTGCCGGAGGAAATCACCCAAAAGGTCAGGCAGAGGTTTCAGGGGCCCTAG